A genome region from Dolichospermum compactum NIES-806 includes the following:
- a CDS encoding class I SAM-dependent methyltransferase, with product MSKNPPPNSYQRNTYSSDKWQERLAQIAYRFNRQYQNQKFEVPDEVQEMPIYKEWKNGRLSERIVSPFWEIAQPQKNEHCLDIGCGVSFLIYPWRDWQAFFYGQEISNIARDGLNSRGSQLNSKLFKGVKLGPSHHLNYPENQFDLIIATGFSCYFPLEYWQAVLVEVKRVLKPGGNFVFDILNSEQPLAEDWAVLETYLGAEVFLETVTEWEKTIKAGGAKIVKRQLGELFELYKVRF from the coding sequence ATGTCTAAAAATCCGCCTCCCAATTCTTATCAAAGGAATACTTATTCCTCAGACAAATGGCAAGAGAGACTTGCACAAATAGCATATCGCTTTAATCGTCAATATCAAAATCAGAAATTTGAAGTTCCAGACGAAGTTCAAGAAATGCCAATATATAAAGAATGGAAAAATGGTAGATTAAGTGAAAGAATAGTTTCACCATTTTGGGAAATTGCTCAACCTCAAAAAAACGAACATTGTTTAGATATTGGTTGCGGTGTCAGCTTTTTAATCTATCCTTGGAGAGATTGGCAAGCATTCTTTTATGGACAAGAAATTAGTAATATCGCAAGAGATGGTCTTAACTCTCGCGGTTCACAGTTAAATTCAAAATTATTCAAAGGTGTGAAATTAGGACCATCCCACCATTTAAATTATCCTGAAAATCAATTTGATTTAATAATTGCCACAGGCTTTAGTTGTTATTTTCCCCTAGAATATTGGCAAGCCGTTTTAGTCGAAGTCAAACGAGTATTAAAACCAGGGGGAAATTTTGTATTTGATATTCTTAATTCCGAACAGCCTTTAGCGGAAGATTGGGCTGTACTAGAAACTTATTTGGGTGCAGAGGTGTTTCTCGAAACTGTTACAGAATGGGAAAAAACCATTAAAGCTGGGGGTGCTAAAATAGTCAAAAGACAATTAGGAGAATTATTCGAGTTGTACAAAGTCCGGTTTTAA